In the Pocillopora verrucosa isolate sample1 chromosome 4, ASM3666991v2, whole genome shotgun sequence genome, TATCTAATAAAGGTGTTCTTTCTTACTCCGCTTTGCAGAAAAACTGCATTCTAACTTACAGAGGTGGACTTGGAGCATCGGGCACATATGTAGTAACCTTAACTTTGGAAGACTTTCCAGCTGGAACCACAAACTTCAATAACATCAGACCATTCAGTGCTGTGCCACTGCAGTTTCTTGTCATAATAGGAGTTGGGTCTGGTTCTTGCCAGGACACACCTGTTTTCACTGCTTCCACACCTCAAAATGGTGAATGCTCAGAGATTCAGATTGGGTCGGTATACAAAGCAGTCATTGAGGTGCGGCTTCCAAACGTTAGTAAACAGTAAGTATTCAAGGTTACAAGTTTAGAGCATCTGAGTTTGCCTTTTACATCCATGAACTGTTTATACTAAAACATATCCAAAGGTACATTATTTGTCATGTTATGTTCGCTGTTAACCTAGACTCTTTTCTTAATGTTCTTAGTATTGTCGAGATAACCACAAGCTCTCCACTTGGAATGCAACTGACACCATTAAGCTTCAATGGAGGCATCTTCTTCAGGAATGTCACGTGGTATCCGAGTCAGAACCAAATTGGGCAGCAGTTGTTCTGCTTTCAAGCTTTGGATTCAGACGGGTAAGATGGTCTCGTATGTTGTAAAAAAGATTTTGTACCTGGAATTTGGATTGTGATGAACTGAAgttagatctatttttttttcaagttttaaaaagaattaatgATCACTGTTCACGAAAAAGCATAACACTGTTGTTGTTTCATTGGAATGTTAGATGTTCATGTCTGCAGTATTCTTAACTAAAAATGCACCAGAGCAACATTATGCTAATACAACATACATGTGCTGGAGTACCGGTACGAGCAAAAACAGATATGTGCCAATTCAACTTTAGAGCACGTCGTTAGTAATTTACAGGAGTATGAACAAAGTTCATGTTGTGTAAATCGGCGTGTATTTATATTAATGATTCGTGTCACTTACAATTTACAGATTACAAAGTGAATGGCGTTGTATTACGATCCTTGTGGGGCTAAGTAAGTAATTTTATACCCTCTGgaacatttcaatttattgaGACATTAGGATAAATTGAGCTTTGTTAATTTCTCTTTCCCTCTGTTTAATCTTTAATATTGTTAAGGAATTGGCaggttcatttgtttttaatgcTGACTAGAACtacacaaacaaacacacataATGGTAAAAATAACGATTAATATAATCTATGTTAATAATAAAAAGGCAATGATCACCTAACAtcacaataaacaaaaattgtcatAAAAGCATATCCATTGAGTCAGTTAGTGATTCATCTACGATTGAATTACGATGTACCATTTAGTTATTGATGCAATATATATACACTTATTTTTAGGTAATACACCTCATGTTATTTTGGGTACACAAAGGCCAATTAGTCCCATAAGTGAGATTGGGACAGGACTAACATGGTGGAGTATTCATTTTAACAGAGTGGTAATTAATCCTCTATTCTTTACCTTTCAAAGAGTTACTTGTATGTAGGCCCTTATTagtattttgataaatttcacGCCTTCAAGGGATACCAGTCACGTTAATTAATGACGAGGGAATATTACCCTGATATAACACCAGATTCCCGTTACcaggaaataattaaaaacaaatttacaatcATCTTTTGGAAGAACTAGCTTTCAGACCTTGGGAATTCAAAAGGTTAGGGAAACATATATAAATAAAGTAGAATATACTTGAATTTACGATTGAGGTTGATTTTTTGCAGATAAAGAAGCCTAGAAGCTCAGCATTCATCCGATTGGTTCTGCAGTCAAATGGTTTTACTGTCTTCAAAGTGAATGCCCTCTCTGGTTACGTTGTTATCGACAGTAACCGCACAGTACTGCATTTTGCCACTCCTAAGGCTGCACTGAGCATGAATGGTTCATATGCAATCTTGATAGATCCCGGTGCAGTAGTTGGGCAGGGCTGCTCGAATGATGGTCCACCAACACCTGGTATAACCTCACCCATGGACTGGGCCTTCCCCGTAGATGGTGTCTGCCCGCTTGGTTATGCTCTGGTTTCTCCAAGTTTTCAAAAGTGTGAGGGTACGTCCGGTGTTGTAGTATTTAGTGAACAAGTACCCGGTATCTTTGCCTTACATTGGTCCGGTATGGGTTATGAGGGTGCATCAACTATGCTCCAATCTCAACCGATGCAGTAAAAGCCATCTGTTAATAGGACAAACTTTAGAACAAGGCCTTTAAATATATAGTGAGAATGATTGTTTTCGGCCTAAATGGGTTTTGTtagaattttcttaaaattcttaCGTGCATGAAGGATACGCTGTTGGAATTGACATAATGAAATAAGTGCTACCCCTTTCCAGACGACTTTTTAGAATGAAATTGCTCTCCATTATGATGATCATCGTGTGATATCCTAATTTTTAAAGTCGCAAAACTCAGTCTCGATGTTCACTTTTAATATTCCACCATTCTTTGCGCAGAAATTCTGATGTCTGCTGTTTGAGTGtgaaaaatagataaaaaacaaacatttaatgaGATCAAGAAGTGCCTCAAAATAGAAATTATATTAGTTCAAATAGTGTAaaccatttcaatattttaaatgtaAGCATAAACTCAAGtttagatgtattttttttaaagagagtcTATCcatatgaaaatttcttttctgtttgcagATATAGACGAATGCGGCGGACATCATCGATCAAAACGTTCTTATTGGTGGTTCAACGTGTTTTCCCAAAATTCGGGTATATAAATCTACTGGTACCATAATTTTTGTGATGCTTCCTCACGCTAATCATAATAGTAATGGAAAATAAGGCCTCTCGCATAATGTTTCGATTATCATTCATTTATGTGGATCATCAGAAGAAGCGGACTTACCCTGTCAGTTCTAGGAACATGATCTATCTTAAAATCatgactgagttgaaaacaaaatttcatctgTACATGCGCAAAACTAGATCATCATCCTCTTCCAGTAGAACCTGGCATACTGCTGCAGTGGTCTCTAAGGAGCTGATTTCTCGGAATTCCTCTTTTAGGGGCTGGTGTGAAATGGTTCTCCATTCGTTTGTCTTTGACCTCCTCTTCAAATCCGCCAAAGTTAGCCcagaacaaaatttttttgtcatcttttcgCTAAGTTTACATGCTCATCTGCTCCcctttttccttctcctttccaCCCTTCTACCTTCACAAATACCAAATTGACGAACAGAACGACCATagtcatatttttcttttcttgttttcatgaaaCTAAGTAGTTGAGTGCGGATTAAAGTTTACTGGTTTTCGGATCGTTAGCACGATGTGCAACTTCTCAATTTTGTATTCTCTCGATGATCTTCACATTCCAAAAATTTACTATTATTGTACAATCCCCGGCAAAACGACTAAAAATCACACAATTTCAGtttcatcatttcctttgtttcagttTGGATCTCTCTGAAACTCATTGTCATGGTCAATATAGCTGAAGACTTCGACAGAATTTAGAACCTTGACTTTACAGAGGGTCTCGATGGGGATAACCGATAGCTGTAAAACGGCCTAAAAAAAAAGTACCCGTTAGGTGTAaaaattgacagattttaaccgttagtcgtaaacAATGTTCAccgttaaaaacaaatttatcgTACAGAAATGAATTGATATTAACCGTACGCGTTAGCTgtaaaatcgccaaaattttaaccattagccgtaaaagccatcaccccttTAGTGTATCACTAACTCAATAAAATGTTACTCAGAGGTGACAGTCGATGTGTCAAACGCTTTCTTCCCTGAGCAAAGGGGTCATATCGATTAAATGATAATTCCTCCTGGGAACTTCTTGTGGTGTTTATTTCCATTTACAGACGTCTATTCGAGCACAAAAACTACTTTAAATGGTATATATCTTGTTTCTGTCCTTACCATTACCACTAACCCCTACTTATACAACTGCCACTTTCACTAACATCACAACCACCTTGCCGCTATACTGTTATCACTACTATGACCACCTCCAGTACCACTTCTTCTACCACTAATTTTACTAATTTTACTACCACGACCGCCACAACTAGCGCTAGTATTTCCTTTACTATTCCCCCCCACTTCCTCTGCTGCTGAAGGTAAGACAGATAGAGAAACTGCGGTAAGACTTTCAAAACAGGCACTTAAAAGGATTTAGTTACAAACAGATCTAATTAAATTCGACTTATACATGGGAAGGACATAATCAGAGAGGCAGATTGacaaaaattacacaactgcATGTTACTAACATTTGTCTCAGCATAATTCCTGGTCGAAGTAAACTTCCAAGCTTTTACGCGATTATCATTTCCTTCTACAGGTAACAAATCTACCTCGTCTGCTACCAAGATATCACCTTCTCCAggtatttcattattttcttttttaattttgtcttttttgtgaATGCTGTTTTTGGATTTCATTATGttataaatgttttcaaattctcTTTAAGAAATTGTACATACGTCTTCCGGCAACGTTCAAAAGAGCCCAATAGATTTTCTATTCAACCATAGGAGtaataaaagtattttcttcTATTTCCTTTTTGGATGAAGCAACTGCCATATCTTCAATGGCGTCAGTCATGCTACCGGCTCTTTCAGGTAAGGCTAAGAGTTTTAGATTGCTTCTACCGTGAAACCTTACCGACCTTGGTCGAATGGAGAGTGaaaactaaaactatttttCGGCTTTTAGCAGAGTTCAACAAACAGCGATGCACAATTGACTTGCTTTAAAGCTTTTTGTGTGATAACGACTTTTAAGGCTTTGAACATCGTTTGGCcatgttaaaaattattagtGCACCCtatttttgatgttgttgtcccttttctctttgtcaatttgttttcctcttttgcaTTCAGAATGTTATAATTACTCATACCTGACAGAGGTAGAAAGAAGGATGGGTTACTATAACGACCACTACGGATATCTCCAATGTGACAACTTCTTACCGTTCGGATGGTATCGATTTGGTGGTGCAGCAAATTGAAATTGTTCTATGCACGCACCCTTTTCAatgaatattcatttattttgttttcagctCTTCACTCAACTAATATCGCACCTACACCCTGTGAGTACCTTTTACTTTAACATAAACTAGTTTCAGCTGTTCCACTCCAATTGATTTTTGTGGTTTTTCCGTACAGAGGAGGAACTGATATGCATGTGTAAGATTAATTCGAATACGCTCTACTATTTCTAGATTTCTTTATTCTTCCATGATTAAATTACTAAAGAAATAATGGTCTTAAGAAAATTGGATGAACAATCCACGAAATATTTCTCATGTCTAAGCCTGAAAATGCAACAGGTTTGTCAGTCTTTCTCAATGTAATTATGCATTTTTAAGAATAATACTTAGTGGTTATGAACTTCAATACTTAGCACCGTCATTCATATCTATTCTTGCTTTTTAAAGCCCAGTCTTTTGCCGCTGTTACCCCGGCTATTCCTGGTAAGTGACGAGTGGTAGAAATCAAAGCATGTCCTCATAACATTTTAAGTGAAGTTCTTAATTTGGATGCGGCATGGTATGAGTTTCTATGTAGTTTAATTGGAGCCAGCTACATAGCTCTCAGTTCAGATTTAAACGATTCCGCTGACTAATAAATCAACATAAAAGATGGTGTTACTCAGTGAATGAGATAGCATAATCGGAGAAAAAGAACTCCGAGCACTCCGAATAGGAGTCGAACGTACGACCTTCCGATCAGTACTTCGGATGCTCTACCATACATTGAGACTTGGGGGACTCGTGATGGGCTAAGCTGTTTAACTAGGTCGATGGTGGCAAACGTTTTGCATAATGCAAGAATAGGAATGTAGGATGTGATGCTTTTGCgcaatgatgatgtaaatgaaaatggtaaattaatttgaaacttgGTTATGTAAGTGAAAGATGAGTCAATACTTCTTTCAGGGCCTTAGGCTGGGTCGTATTACAGGCAATTTTCCCGAAAATTGCTTACTCTAGGGACTAAACTCTGTCGACACATCTGTTTTCAATGCGACCCCTCATTtgtgatttttcaaaaatttcaaattcggGAAAAAACATTAGAGACGCCGGTGTGCTTGGGTGGGGCTGACCAATTTTTCCAAATCTCGAAAAACCAAAGGAGCACGCCGCTAAAGCTGTCAACAGTTTAAAAGAATGACTCCCAATATTGACGGCAAGGTTACGAACGTGAAAAAGAGCGCGAAATTTCATCATTCACACTGACGTTTTTATTGCGTCCAGTTCGAAGCTACAGCATGGACAGGCGAGATTTTCCCTTTCCTTACGGCCATCAAATGCCAAGAAGTGAGCATTATTCCTTCCTTCAGGACTTGAGCAACACACCCTCAATTTGGCCTGTTGTGAGCGCCGAACAAAGAAAACCCGAGAGTCAATGCTACCTTGTTCGGCCGCATGGCAAGCGTCGTGACTGAACACAATTTCACCGCTCAAATTTCCTTTGTGCGATCGAAGCTTGCATTTTCACTTGCTGAAATGCGACCGTATAggctcaatcttattttcatttccggTCTGATGCAATTTAATTTTCCAGCCGAAAATTGGTCTATAATGCGACCCGGCCCTTACATCTATGCCTTATATAATAT is a window encoding:
- the LOC136280546 gene encoding integrin beta-like protein A gives rise to the protein MTPYTFTHLLCLLVFVQWLFLVEGSHFRHAVMSFVPTDADNYTVRFTFRLALRRSFRSYYCDENTINVGGIIGSGGSWKAKCSDPFSAVCSLNYYIADTRFRCSDFSRNEDWSMGENNFTYTFPSGNLEWDVRYQSCCWISNLVRYANSQWSVSTKISLYRRSDSGKINSSPVSKSPAIARFQQGCQRSLIIPVEDPDGDFVKCRWATSAESSIPSDSFPYGELDEKNCILTYRGGLGASGTYVVTLTLEDFPAGTTNFNNIRPFSAVPLQFLVIIGVGSGSCQDTPVFTASTPQNGECSEIQIGSVYKAVIEVRLPNVSKHIVEITTSSPLGMQLTPLSFNGGIFFRNVTWYPSQNQIGQQLFCFQALDSDGLQSEWRCITILVGLSNTPHVILGTQRPISPISEIGTGLTWWSIHFNRVIKKPRSSAFIRLVLQSNGFTVFKVNALSGYVVIDSNRTVLHFATPKAALSMNGSYAILIDPGAVVGQGCSNDGPPTPGITSPMDWAFPVDGVCPLGYALVSPSFQKCEDIDECGGHHRSKRSYWWFNVFSQNSGI